The Symphalangus syndactylus isolate Jambi chromosome 11, NHGRI_mSymSyn1-v2.1_pri, whole genome shotgun sequence genome contains a region encoding:
- the ZNF475 gene encoding zinc finger protein 475, producing the protein MALTSTDHNTKPTVIRRPPAVVCYICGREYGTKSISIHEPQCLKKWHNENNLLPKELRRQVPRKPEVRTITAKGFYDLDALNEAAWTSAQSQLVPCNVCGRTFLPDRLIVHQRSCKPKAAK; encoded by the exons ATGGCTCTCACATCGACAGACCACAACACTAAG CCAACAGTGATACGGCGTCCACCAGCAGTTGTTTGCTACATTTGTGGTCGTGAATATGGAACAAAATCTATTAGCATTCATGAGCCACAATGTCTGAAAAAATGGCATAATGAAAACAATTTGTTGCCTAAAGAGTTAAGGAGACAAGTACCTAGAAAACCAGAAGTCAGGACCATTACTG CTAAAGGCTTCTATGATCTTGATGCTTTAAATGAAGCTGCTTGGACAAGCGCCCAGAGCCAGTTGGTTCCCTGTAATGTTTGTGGGCGTACCTTCCTGCCAGACAGACTGATTGTTCACCAACGATCTTGTAAACCCAAAGCCGCCAAGTAA